The following coding sequences lie in one Helicoverpa zea isolate HzStark_Cry1AcR chromosome 2, ilHelZeax1.1, whole genome shotgun sequence genomic window:
- the LOC124641717 gene encoding 60S ribosomal protein L5 yields MGFVKVVKNKQYFKRYQVKFKRRREGKTDYYARKRLVVQDKNKYNTPKYRLIVRLSNKDVTCQVAYSRIEGDHIVCAAYSHELPRYGVKVGLTNYAAAYCTGLLLARRLLQRLGLDSLYSGATEVTGDEYNVEPVDNGPGAFRCYLDVGLARTTTGARVFGAMKGAVDGGLNVPHSIKRFPGYDAEAKKFNAEVHRAHIFGLHVAEYMRSLEADDEDSFKRQFGKYIKLGVTADAIEATYKKAHELIRADPSHKKKEAKKDPGKQKRWNKRKLTLAERKNRIKQKKASYIKKLQAQAEA; encoded by the exons ATG GGTTTCGTGAAAGTTGTGAAGAACAAGCAATACTTCAAGAGGTACCAAGTTAAGTTCAAGAGGCGTCGTGAGGGAAAAACCGACTACTATGCCCGTAAACGCCTTGTTGTACAA GACAAGAACAAGTACAACACACCCAAGTACCGCCTGATCGTCCGTCTGTCCAACAAGGATGTGACCTGCCAGGTGGCATACTCCCGCATTGAGGGTGACCACATTGTGTGCGCTGCCTACTCCCACGAACTGCCACGCTACGGCGTCAAG GTTGGTTTGACAAACTATGCTGCTGCCTACTGTACCGGGCTGCTGCTTGCAAGAAGACTGCTCCAGAGGCTCGGCCTTGACTCCCTTTACAGTGGCGCCACTGAAGTCACTGGTGACGAATACAACGTAGAACCCGTAGACAATGGCCCAGGCGCTTTCAG ATGTTACCTTGATGTTGGTCTGGCACGTACCACCACTGGAGCTCGTGTCTTTGGCGCCATGAAGGGAGCAGTTGATGGTGGCCTAAATGTCCCTCATTCCATCAAGAGATTCCCTGGTTATGACGCTGAAGCAAAGAAATTCAATGCTGAAGTACACAG AGCACACATCTTCGGTCTACACGTGGCTGAATACATGCGCAGTCTTgaggctgatgatgaagactcCTTCAAGAGACAGTTCGGCAAATACATCAAACTTGGTGTTACTGCTGATGCT ATTGAAGCCACTTACAAGAAAGCACATGAATTGATCCGCGCCGACCCATCTCACAAGAAGAAGGAAGCCAAGAAGGACCCTGGCAAGCAGAAGCGCTGGAACAAGCGCAAGCTGACCCTGGCCGAGAGGAAGAACAGGATCAAGCAGAAGAAGGCTTCCTATATCAAGAAGCTCCAGGCTCAGGCGGAGGCGTAG
- the LOC124640318 gene encoding gastrula zinc finger protein XlCGF57.1-like — MEYATIEAAMHNLCRICLQRIDQNQNVVNLFNETDESKEIMDKLYHCFQVTLSVDKAMPSLMCGDCINELNSANNLRLKCMNLNERLQILYNDYLQNSTKAENDVLSYVENTDSNSPIDYLETTDLSKQASDKVEIHESEVKNVSDSFTCNLCNKVLKTKVTLLKHYVSMHEKRKHVGQVSGFGAARRYHCTSCSYSTPHSQTLVSHMRTHNGERPYTCECGKSFTQSASLAAHRKTHSTSTYFTCSLCGKQFKHAFTMKNHMRVHEIASFSCNICFKSLKSKETLKAHMYRHYKICNYNCEDCGDTFVTSAELHNHRKKHNVEKKMQCHLCGYKTHTKKNLIVHLKRHTGNRTFKCDMCNVGFYTKSNLRRHLRVHTGDKPYSCPTCGQKFSYSPSLNKHMKTIHGVEYKWSDWKETIVKLAEKVDGNLPSSTKELNVNK, encoded by the exons ATGGAATACGCTACCATTGAAGCTGCTATGCACAATTTGTGTCGAATATGTTTGCAGAGAATAGATCAGAATCAAAATGTTGTGAATCTGTTCAATGAAACCGATGAATCCAAAGAAATTATGGACAAATTATATCACTGTTTCCAAGTTACTTTATCTGTAGATAAAGCCATGCCATCTTTGATGTGTGGTGACTGCATAAATGAATTAAACAGTGCTAATAACTTACGACTTAAATGCATGAACCTCAATGAGAGATTGCAAATATTATACAACGATTACTTACAAAATAGCACTAAGGCTGAAAATGATGTATTGTCGTATGTAGAAAACACAGACTCAAATTCTCCTATTGATTATTTAGAAACTACTGACCTAAGTAAACAAGCCAGTGATAAGGTAGAAATTCATGAAAGTGAAGTAAAAAATGTTTCTGATAGTTTTACATGTAATTTGTGTAACAAAGTATTGAAAACCAAGGTTACACTTTTGAAACATTATGTCTCAATGCATGAGAAAAGGAAACATGTTGGTCAAGTGTCAGGATTTGGTGCAGCTAGGCGATATCACTGCACATCCTGCTCGTACTCAACACCACACAGCCAGACTTTAGTCAGTCACATGAGAACGCACAATGGAGAGAGACCGTACACCTGTGAATGTGGTAAAAGTTTCACCCAGTCAGCCAGCCTTGCTGCACATCGTAAGACGCACAGTACGAGCACATACTTCACCTGCAGTTTGTGCGGCAAGCAGTTCAAACATGCATTTACCATGAAAAATCACATGCGCGTACATGAAATAGCTTCATTCTcctgtaatatttgttttaaatcatTGAAATCTAAAGAAACACTGAAAGCTCATATGTATAGGCATTATAAAATCTGTAATTACAACTGTGAAGACTGTGGAGACACATTTGTCACATCTGCTGAGTTGCATAATCACAGAAAGAAACATAATGTGGAAAAGAAAATGCAATGTCATTTGTGTGGTTACAAAACACACACTAAGAAAAATCTAATTGTTCATCTGAAAAG acacACAGGCAACAGGACATTCAAATGTGACATGTGCAATGTAGGCTTTTACACCAAAAGCAATCTTCGGCGTCATTTGCGAGTACACACTGGCGACAAACCATATTCGTGTCCAACTTGTGGCCAGAAGTTCAGTTACAGTCCAAGTTTGAACAAACACATGAAAACAATTCATGGAGTTGAATATAAGTGGTCAGACTGGAAAGAAACGATAGTGAAGCTTGCAGAAAAGGTGGATGGCAATCTGCCCAGCTCAACAAAAgaattaaatgtcaataaataa